The following proteins are encoded in a genomic region of Pirellulales bacterium:
- a CDS encoding IS256 family transposase → SVAESVTRRVKRWRDSDMRERWCVAGLLDAESRFNRIQGHKHLPQ, encoded by the coding sequence TCAGCGTGGCCGAAAGCGTCACCAGACGCGTCAAACGCTGGCGCGACAGCGACATGCGAGAGCGGTGGTGCGTCGCGGGACTCCTCGATGCCGAGAGCCGCTTCAACCGCATCCAAGGGCACAAGCACCTGCCGCAATGA